In Hyphomicrobiales bacterium, the sequence GAACGCGACGGACGCAACCGAACACGGGCCACGGGCCATCCGCTTTATCCGGTGCTACACGACCAGGCCAACAGCGAGATGACGGCATTCGAGGTGCGCGAGACGCGTCTGGCGCATGCCATGCTGTGGGGCAACGCCTACGCCGAAATCGAATACGATGCCAACATGCAGGTTATCGGCCTGTGGCCGCTGCCGCCGGACCGCGTGGGCATCGAGCGCGACCGCACCAGCGGGCAACTCATTTACACCTACCTGCGCGACGACGGCAGCGGTTATGTGCTGCCAGGCTGGCGCGTGCAGCACCTGCGCTACATGATCCTGCGCGGCGTGGTGGGCATCAGTCCGATCCGCCAGGCGATGAACGCCATCGGGCTAGCGACGGCCACCGAAGAGTTCGGGGCATCCTATTTCAAAAACGGATCTCGCCCCAGCATCATCCTTAAGCACCCGGCCAAACTATCGCCAGAAGCCTATGTGCGTCTGCGCGATTCGTTTTCCGAAAACTGGCAGGGTTTGAAAAATGCGCATCGCATCAACATCTTGGAAGAGGGCATCAGCCCTGAGTCCATCGGCATTCCGCCCGAAGAAGCGCAGTTTTTAGAGACGCGCAACACGCAGATTGCAGAGGTCGCACGGCTCTATGGCGTGCCGCTGCATATGCTGGCCATCGGGCAAAGTGCCACATTCGCCAGCGCAGAACAGGACGCTATCAACTTCCGGCAGTTGACGCTCATGGAGTGGGCGCGGCGCGACGAACAGGCGCTAGAGCGTGACCTGCTGACGCCGGAAGAGCGTACGCGCATGTATTTGGAGTATCTGCTGGATGGCCTGGAGCGCGCCGACATCGCCACGCGCAGCGGGGCATTCAACACCATGCGCCAGGGCGGCGCCATCACGGCCAACGAGTGGCGCGAGCGCGAGAACCTGGACCCGCTTCCCGGCGGCGATGCGCTGCTGCAGCCGCTCAATATGGGCGTGGTGGGCGAGAGCGCACCGACGGCCGACGGTCCGGCGGCCAGGGCGATGGGCGGCGAGGGCGACATGCCAGCCAATAGCCAGTGCGAGGCATTCGCCATCTTGTTCGAGGATGCGGCCGCACGCGTCACCCGGCGCATCGCACAGGATGTGCGCAAAGCGGGCGGAAGCGCAGTGCGCAAGGGTGCGGAAGCCGGTTTTATTGCCTGGCTGGATGAATTCGTGCTGGGGCTGCCGCCAGTCGTGCGTGACACGCTGCTGCCGGTCGTGCGGGCGCAGGTGATGCAGGTGGCGGGCAACATCGTGGCTGCCGAACTGCGGTTAGATGGCGTGGCCAGCGAATACGCGGCCGACATCAGAGAACAGGCGGCGGGCGCCATGCTGGGCATGGCCGACATGCAGCCCGACGCGCGCGTCGAAATCATCGCGCAGCTGGTGGAGCGCAGTGCGCAGGGTCTCGCCGAGGATGCACAAGAGGCTGCGTTGGGTGACTGACCAGCGAAACGAGGACCGTATGAGCAAACGAACGTGGACAGTGACGGCGGAAGAAATCGAAGTGCGCAGCGAGCAGGAGGGCGGGAAACCGACCATCCAGGGCTACGCGGTGGTCTTCAACTCGCTTTCGGTGCCGATGCGCGACAAGCGCGGCGTCGAATTCCGCGAGCGGATTGCGCCTGGCGCCTTCGCCGATCACCTGCTGACGAATCCAGACATCCGTGCGCTGTGGAATCACAACCCGGACATGCCGCTGGGGCGCACCAAGAACGGCACGCTGCGCATTGTGGAGGATCATCGGGGACTGCGCGTGCAGATCGATCCGCCGGATACGACGTGGGGTCGCGACGCAGTGGAGGCCATCCGGGCGGGCGTGGTGGACGGCATGAGCTTTGTGTTTGGCATCCAGAAGGATGAATGGACGAAGGACGAACGCGGCAGCAACGTGCGCACGCTGCGCAAGTCCACATTGCATGAGGTATCTCCGGTCACATTCCCGGCCTACGAGTCGACAGAAGTAGGCGTGCGGAGTGAAGCCGATGGCGATATGCCGGATGTTCCGGCCGACGACGGGCAGGCGCCCGACGCTGGCCAGGCCGACGACGTTGTGTTGCGGGCGCAACAGGAACGCGAGCGGCGACTGCGGCTGCTTGATATTCACTAGACAGATTCAACGGGAGATCCGAGACATGAACACCTACGTGGTGGAATTACGACGCAAGGCCATCGAGGCACGCAATGTGGCATCGCTGGTGCACAAGGCTGCGGCCACCGAGACGCGCGGCTTTACGCCGGAAGAGCAGGGGCAGTGGGACCGGGCGATGGCGCAGGCCGAACAGTTCAACGCCGACGCCGACGCCGCCGAACAGCGCGAGCAGCGCATCGGCGCCATCACGGCCGGGGCGCCGATGGTCAACAGCAAGACCAAGCTCGGCGACAGCGAACAGGCTGCCATGGCGTACTACATCCGCACGGCGGATGCCAGCGCCATCCGCGAGCAGCGCGCATCCAATAACACCGGCATGAACATCGGGACCGCTGCCGACGGCGGCGACCTGGTTCCGACCGGCCACTTCAACCAGATTATCGCGCGCCGCGATGAGCTAATGCTGGCGCCGCGGCTTGGTGTGCGGCGCATCGCCGGCGTGGGAACCACGGTCAACGTGCCGATCGACAATGAAGCGGACGGCGAGTTCATCACCAAGGCCGAGATGGGCGACGACAACAGCACCAACGTTTTCGACCGCGATGCGCCTGCCGTCACCAAGGCCGCGATGACGCTGGTGAAGTACACCAAGAAAATCGAGCTCACTGATGAGTTGCTGGCCGACGAAGACAGCAACCTGCTCGCATTCATCGAACAGTTTGTCGGCCGCGGCATGGCCAAGACGCACAACGATCTGCTGCTGACCGAAGCTGCCTCGGGCGGCACGGCTGCGCTCACCTTCGACAGCGCATCGACCATCGGCGCCAGCGAGGTCCCCGAGTTGTGGTATCTGCTGCCGGACTTTTACGCCACCGATGAACCGAGCGTGGGCTGGATCATGCGGCGCTCCACTGAGGGCGTGATCCGCGGCCTGGCCGGAACCACCAACTTCTACTACTCGCCGACGCCGGGCGGAACCATCGGCGGGCGGCCGACGCTGTGGGGCGCGCCGCTTTACAACAGTGGCAAGGCGGCCGCCATCGCAGCCAGCGCGAAGTCCATGTACCTGGGCAACTGGTACTACATGGGCCTGCGCGAGGCGCCGGCAATCACGGTGCTGCGCGATCCGTACACTGTGGACGGCAAGGTGATCTTGAAATACTACTTCCGGGCGGTATACAAGACGCTGCAAGCTGCCGCCATCATCTACGGCACGCACCCGACGGCCTGACATTGAGTTCTCTACGGCTGCCGGTGAAGGCGCTGGCAGTCGTAGACCGCATGGCCAGGTAATGTTGGCCATGCGGTCCGCATCTGTGCCAACCGGATTGCCAGAAGAGCCCGAACCGGTATCGTTCCGCTTATTCGTTCCTGTGGCGATAAATGACTGAACGCATTCTGATCTTCACGCCAACCTACGACTACCCGAACGGCGATCCAGCCATGGCTCCCGAGTGCGAGGCCGCCATCCGCACCCAGCAGATGGCGGCCGACTGGACATGGACGATCGGGCGTCACAACCCGTTTCCAGGGTCCGACCACCGCAACGTCCTGGCACAATATCAACAGGCGCGCCAGGTGATGCTGGACGGCGGTTACGATGCGCTGCTGACCATCGAGCACGACAACGTGTTGCCCGACGACAATGCCGTGCAGAGGCTGCTGGACACGCCGGGCGATGTCATCTATGCGCCCTACGTGCTGCGCCACGGCGTGCATGTGCTGTCCG encodes:
- a CDS encoding HK97 family phage prohead protease; amino-acid sequence: MSKRTWTVTAEEIEVRSEQEGGKPTIQGYAVVFNSLSVPMRDKRGVEFRERIAPGAFADHLLTNPDIRALWNHNPDMPLGRTKNGTLRIVEDHRGLRVQIDPPDTTWGRDAVEAIRAGVVDGMSFVFGIQKDEWTKDERGSNVRTLRKSTLHEVSPVTFPAYESTEVGVRSEADGDMPDVPADDGQAPDAGQADDVVLRAQQERERRLRLLDIH
- a CDS encoding phage major capsid protein produces the protein MNTYVVELRRKAIEARNVASLVHKAAATETRGFTPEEQGQWDRAMAQAEQFNADADAAEQREQRIGAITAGAPMVNSKTKLGDSEQAAMAYYIRTADASAIREQRASNNTGMNIGTAADGGDLVPTGHFNQIIARRDELMLAPRLGVRRIAGVGTTVNVPIDNEADGEFITKAEMGDDNSTNVFDRDAPAVTKAAMTLVKYTKKIELTDELLADEDSNLLAFIEQFVGRGMAKTHNDLLLTEAASGGTAALTFDSASTIGASEVPELWYLLPDFYATDEPSVGWIMRRSTEGVIRGLAGTTNFYYSPTPGGTIGGRPTLWGAPLYNSGKAAAIAASAKSMYLGNWYYMGLREAPAITVLRDPYTVDGKVILKYYFRAVYKTLQAAAIIYGTHPTA
- a CDS encoding phage portal protein, with translation MGDQVLSSVGETWYSSTAGVPVSEQGSLRNMTVFACIRIVSQSLAAVPLILYERDGRNRTRATGHPLYPVLHDQANSEMTAFEVRETRLAHAMLWGNAYAEIEYDANMQVIGLWPLPPDRVGIERDRTSGQLIYTYLRDDGSGYVLPGWRVQHLRYMILRGVVGISPIRQAMNAIGLATATEEFGASYFKNGSRPSIILKHPAKLSPEAYVRLRDSFSENWQGLKNAHRINILEEGISPESIGIPPEEAQFLETRNTQIAEVARLYGVPLHMLAIGQSATFASAEQDAINFRQLTLMEWARRDEQALERDLLTPEERTRMYLEYLLDGLERADIATRSGAFNTMRQGGAITANEWRERENLDPLPGGDALLQPLNMGVVGESAPTADGPAARAMGGEGDMPANSQCEAFAILFEDAAARVTRRIAQDVRKAGGSAVRKGAEAGFIAWLDEFVLGLPPVVRDTLLPVVRAQVMQVAGNIVAAELRLDGVASEYAADIREQAAGAMLGMADMQPDARVEIIAQLVERSAQGLAEDAQEAALGD